The following DNA comes from Mesoplodon densirostris isolate mMesDen1 chromosome 9, mMesDen1 primary haplotype, whole genome shotgun sequence.
tttttgttttctggccgtgtcacgtggcttgcaggatcttagttccctgaccagggatcaaacccgggcccccgggccctcggcagtgaacgagcggagtcctaaccactggaccaccagggaattccaaatAAAAccctttttacattaaaaaaagaaaagaggaaagtctGAAACCCAACTGCCAGGCGCCAAAGCTCTGATTGCCACTCCCAGTCGCTCTGTGATGCGGGAGGACTGGTGGGACTGGGAATGCTTGCTGGCGTTGAGCAGAAGAGTGTGCAGAGTGGGATGGGGGGTAGCCCTGTGCCCCCAGGGGCCTCATCGGGttgtccccaccccactccagtcCTGTGTGTGGCCCAGGCAGCGCTGGGCAGTGGACCCCCTGccgggggaggtggggagggcgtGTCTCACAGTAGGAAATTAACTGTCACATGTTGCTGGGTACCTGAAGGGCTCAGGAAGATGGCAGTCGCCCAGGGAAGCGTCTTCACTTCAGGAGGGTGGTCTGACCTCAGGCCCGGGCTGGCCACTCTGGGCTCTGTCTAATGGCATGAACGTGAGCTGTGCCGAGGGCCCCTCAGCTCCAGACAGCGCCCCTTTTGCCTGTTgaggtggcttctcctttgtgaaTGCCATGCATGCCTAGCAGGGCTGGCTCGTGAACCTGTGTCAGCCCCTCGTACTGATTCAGGGCTGGGAGAGTGGGATTTGGGGGCAGCAGTTTGTTTGGAAGGTGGGTGAGGAGGAGCCCTGGGGAGTCTTTTGGGAAGGAGGTTCCCTTGCTGGGAAGGGCAAGGCTGGGCCACCCCGATGTAGGTACCCgggcaggaggaaaggaagaCGGGTGAGGGCTGCCTGCAAGATGAACTTGTGTGCCAGCAGAAATCTCACCAGGCTCAGCAGGCCTCAGGGCTCGAGGCCAGACAGGTGGCCTAGGTTGGAAGGTCAGCTTCAGCCACCTACCAGCCCTCACCTTAGGCACGTTACTTGGCCACTGTGCCTCagagtcctcatctgtaaaatggggagattaACAGTAcctttcaggcttccctggtggcacagtggttaagaatccgcctgccaatgcagggctcacaggttcgagccctggtccgggaagatcccacatgccgtggagcaactaagctcgtgcgccacaactactgagcccacgtaccacaactgctgaagcccgcgcacgtagagcccgtgctctgcagcaatgagaagcctgtgcaccgcaaagaagagcagcccccgctcgccacaactagagaaagcccacgcgcagcaacgaagacccaacgcagcccccaaaaaaccaaccaaacaaacaaagaaacagaacagtACCTTtcgggacttctctggcggtccagtggttaggactccaagcgtccacttcagggggcatgggtttgatccctggtcgtggAACTAAGATCACGCATGCCGCAGggcatggccaataaataaataaataaatacttctttaaaaaagaaaaccagtacCTTTCTCAGAGGGCTTaaatggttttgtgtgtgtgaagtgcGCAGAGTAGGATGATAAAgacagatgagggcttccctggtggcgcagtcgttaagaatccgcctgccaatgcaggggacatgggttcaagccctgctccgggaagatcccacatgccgcggagcaactaagcccgtgtgccacaactactgagcctgcggtctagagcccacaagccacaactactgagcctgtgctctagagctcgtgagctacaactcctgagcccacgtgccacaactactgaagcccgcgcacctagagcctgtgctccacaagagaagcccgcgcaccacaacaaagagtagcccccgctcgccacaactagagaaagcccgcgcgcagcaacgaagacccgacacagccaaaaataaataaataaatttacattaaaacatttttttaaaaaagacatgaaaTGCAGGACACGTGTcaaaattgagatgaaaaggcaaAGTGCCTCGAGGGACCGTGCAGTTTTACCTTCTGAGTCCAGAGTTCCCTCCGCCCACAGCAGTGAGGCTCACACCACCTTCAGGGTCGTTGGAGGATTGTGAGGGATTCGGGGTGCACACACTGTTCCCTTCTCCTCTGGGGAGAGCTGTTGAAAGGCAGCAGACTTTTCTCGGCGTAAGGCGTGGTCCTCAGCCATGGATGCTTCTTGGTCTGAGCAGGGAGCTGTGTCTCGTCTGTCTGGGTCTGCCTCGGGATTTTAGGATGAGGTTAGGACGTGGGGGGTTGGGGGCGTACAGAGGGATGGTGCCTCGCCCAGACTTTGTGGACAGGAAGAAAAAACGAAATTGCTATCAAGTAGCTATTTGGCGCTGGAAGGCCATTTCCAGGCTGGGTTGACTGCCCCACAGAGGGTGGTCTTCGATCCTCTCAGCTTTCCATGGGGGGAGGAGAGCCCTCTGGCGCCTGAACTTGGGAGATGGGGCCAAGGGGGCCCAGCTCCTCTGAGCAGCCCTGGGAGGGTCCAGGAAGGGGCTCCTTTCTGTGCAGTCATACCTGCCAGGCCCCAGGAGCCCGCCCCCTTGAATCTATAGCTTTTgtgtggtgtttttgtttgttttgtttgtgttttttttttgcggtacctgggcctctcactgttgtggcctctcccgttgcggagcccaggctccggacgcgcaggctcagcggccatggctcacaggcccagccgctcagcggcatgtggaatcttcccggaccggggcacgaacctgtgtcccctgcaccggcaggcggactctcaaccatggcgccaccagggcagccccttttgtgtgtgtttcatgTCCCTCTTAAAGCACTAAGGAGGACCTGTTCTGCgcgtctctccttggcttgtagatggctgtcttctccccatGTCTCTTCACATCGTCTTCCCTCTGTGCGTGgctctctgtgtccaaatttcccctttttataaggacaccaggcaTATGGGAATAGGGCCCACTCTCCTCCAGGGTGACCTCATCTtagctaattacatctgcaaccaccctgtttccaaataaggtcatgttcTAAGGTACTGGAGGTCAGGACTCcaaaatatgaatttggggggaacacagttcagcccataaacGCTTTCATCAGATTTTCAGAGAAAGACGTGATCCAAGAGGGCCTCGGGGATCTCTGAGGTCCGCCTCTGCGGTCTCTTGGAGAAGAAGAGATGGAGGGACTGGTGATGCACAGGTCTGAGCTGCTATGGAACTGCTGAGGTGTCCAGCTAGATTTCCGACCTAAAGAAAGCTGGCGCTGGTCTAAGTTGTTCCTGTGTCCAGTGTGACTCTCTCCTGCCCAGTAGTAATGTAATGGCTGCTTTCGTAGATCACCTGCTGCGAGCCAGGCACTGTCCCGTACCCTCCACAATCACGCCACTGGTCTTCATAGCAACTTCAGCTGGAAAGGTGGGATTGTCCCCAGTTTACAGACTAAGCCTCGAGACCCAGTGAGGTTCAGGTGACTTGATGGGCACACAGCTCACAGGTGCCAGAGGCTGAATTTGAACCCAGTTCTCTCGACTCCAGAGCATGTGTTTTGCCAGCGTACCCCTATACCTCTCCACTTGCGGTCTGATCTcggctgtgatttatttcaacaGACTGTGCCAGCCAGGGACCGTCTCTCAAAAGCCTGCCTCCCGCCCCACAAGGGGGAACAAAAGCTGGGGTGCACAGTTCATGCTCAGCAAAGGTgtacgttcattcattcattcactcgttTATTCACAGAATCATTGCACACCACCTGCGTGCCCGGCCGAGTTCTAGCGGGGGAGCCTTAAACACACCAGAAAAATATCCGAGAGGGATGAGTGTTAGATGAATAATGTGACAGCCGTGGACAACTCCTGAGGCTTGTAAGGAGGCCGGTCCTGCAGGCCGCCCGTGTGAGCGGCAGGTCGTTGGGGGGGCAGCCTAGGGTCTCTGCGGACTCCCTAATCCCCAACCCGGTGACCTGCAGAGAAGACAGAGCTTGCTAGAGACCTGCGGGCCTTGCGATCCTCCGGCTGTGACACTCGTCGCCTCCCTCAGCTCAGTGGTCGAGGGGCTTGGCCCACCCGCGTGGCCACTCGCCGCCCGCCCACTGCTGGGGTCCTCACCGCCTTCCTCGCCGCACAGCTGGAGGCCACCGGGCTGCAGGAAGATGTGTTGCCGCCACCTTGTGGGCAAGAAGATCCCAGCCGGCGTCGGAGGGCCCCGTAGCTCTTGGGACCACTCTGGCCGCGGGAGGAAGCCGCAGCCTTTGGCTTTCCGCAGAAAGCCAGCCCCTCCTGGGCTCTGAGAAGGACCTCCACAGGCTCTCTGCGGCTGCTGCGCGGCCTCAGCTGGGCGCGCCTCGACACTTATCAATGGATCACCCAGCAAATATTTGAGGGAGACGAGGTACGAGGTTCTGTGGGATTCCTGGGCCAGAGGCCGCCCTTCCTTTTCCCCCCACCAGTGCACCGCTTCTGTGCAGTGCCTCACAgctcatgcctttttttttttttttttgtggtacgcgggcctctccctgttgtggcctctcctgttgcgaagcccggctccagacgctcaggcctagtggccacggctcacaagCCTATCTGCTCCGctacacgtgggatcttcccagaccagggcacgaacccgtgtcccctgcatcggcaggcggactctcaaccactgcgccaccagggaagcccgctcctgCCTTTTTTATGCAggggtctttctctttctccctagaCACCCTGGGTTCAGCAGTGCACCCCTGCTGCCCCAGGCCACAGCTGCACACGCAGGCGCCCTCCTCTCTCGGGTCCGAGCAGCCAGTCCAGCTCAGCCAGCTCTAGAGTCGGCCCTTCTCCTTCTGGTTTGCCTGCGCTCAGAACAGAAGGGGCTGCTCAGTGCTCAGCCTCTGCACGCTCAGCCTCCAGGGAAGCGTGTCCATGCTCACCCAGGATGCACACTGCAGGCATTGAGAGAGTGCGTCTTTAATTCCCCCAGAAGCTTCTGTGGGGTCTCACCCCTACGCGACAGGTTCAGCCTGGTGTTTCTGATGACCTTAAGAGTCAGAGAACTGACATGAGGGCTCGTTTTATGGGATTTCTGTACAGTCCACGTGGCCCCAGCCTGATGCTTTTTAGGGTTGTCCTAGTTTCCTTTGGGCTGTGTTGAGTAGTAAGCTGTTTGCCACATGTCTCTGGAGTAGAATCTTGCAGATGGAACGCAGAGACCTTGTCCCTGACCcgggctggggtgtgtgtgtgtgacaccaACGAGGAGAGAGGTGTGTGCCTGCACCGATCTCCTTTCTGGGGTCTTTGACTGGCTGATGTCCTGGGACATTTATGTGCAGGCAGGTGCCCTTCTCTGTCTAGTTTCCCTGAGTCAGGAAAGGTTTCTGGGAAGCAGGAATAGGAAGGAGGCAGCCCCGTGAGGAAGAGGAAGCTGTCCCAGGTTTGGGATTGACCCAGTCTGAGCATTTCGCCTGGACCGATTCTGCAGGTACAAGGGGAGTCAGGAGCTGGTGTGTCCTCTGAGAATGTAGCATGTTCGTTCACCTCCTGAACTGGGCACTGCTGCAtgtcctggagcctgtgtgcgcgtgtgtgtgtgtgtgtgtgtgtgtgtgtgtgtgtgtaactgggGGCCTTTTACTCTCCTatcccagcctcctcctctccccctgagGCTAGACAGTTGGGTTCTGAAGCAGCCCATCCCCTGTTCGGCACCTTGTCCCCCGTCCCCCCTCAGTCCCCACTTGTCTCTGATAGCTGCTGTCCTGCGCTTGCATTTTCATTGGCTTGGGGGGAGGGTTTGGAAGGAGCAGCCTTCTTCTCTGGGGGAGGGGTAATCCCCTACGTGTgtgagagaagacagagagacagatacGAAGATAGGGCAGTTCAGTGTTCGAGACTTAAACTTGGGAACGTGAGTCAGGATTCCTGGGTTGCATTCCTGTCTCCACGCCTGAAAGAGCCTGGGGAAGGCTCTTCTGCAGGACCGACTGTTAATGTGGGGGGGGTGCGTCCCGGAGAGGAAGAAGCCATCCTCATTGCTGTTAATTACTAGTCCCAGGAAAACACGAAATCAGCCCCGGGGCCTCTCCAGGCCTGGGAGATCCAGCCCAGGACTTGGGAGTTTCCAGCTCTGCGTTCCCCAGGAGCACCTAGGATGGAGAGGCCCTGCCTTTCTCAGgcattcccccaccccagccccctcaGGAATGTGCCACTTTTATCTTGTACTTTGCTTCTGACCAGGGACGGTGGAATTCTAAAGCTGAGAGGGACAGGAACGCTGGGAGATGGGTTGGACTGGGGGTGGAGGAGACCTGGGAGTATCACGTCTTTAAAGGAAGTGCAAGCCCCCTCCTCCTTGCCACCGCCTAAACTGGTTTCTCCTGATCTGCTTGGGGTCCTTGTGGATTATGGTAAACTGGCTCATCTCCAGCGCCTTGGAGAGGACTGATGTTTAAACTGCAGTGGAGAGCACAGCACGGCAACTCGCTGCCCCCTGCCCCCGTCCTGAAGTGATCCCTGCCTTTAATGAGTGTCTCCTGCAGCCCACACACGTGAAGTTCACAGGGCATCGGTGCTGAGCGTCGGGCTCCAACCAGTACTGCAGTCTGAAGCTTCACCTCTGCACAGCCTCTGGACAGGAGGTGAGAACCAGCCAGCGGGTGGAGGCTGGAGACTTCAGGGGCTCAGAAGTGAGTCACTCGTCCAGAACTGTATGGTCCAGGTCCAGAGGTTATCCTTCGATTTTCTGCTGCCCTTGGGCAGGACAACACTTAACCTAGTACAGATGGTTTTATAATCTCCAGGGGAAGAAGACAGCCTCGGTCATTAACAGAAGAGCTGAAGCAAACATCCAGCAACTCGCATTTGCGAGTTTCCCAACCTAAGACAGGACTGCCTCGTAGAGGCTCCCTACTTTCCAGATAAGGAGACTCCTGACTCATCATTTAGGCTTTTACCGACTCCCACCCTGGTGGGTCACCTTCTGGTTCTTCCCTGGACAAAGAGAAAATGGCCTGCTTCTCTGCAAAACCGACCTCGGTGTGCGGTGTGCCGAGGACTGTTACTTATTTGGCCTGCTCCTAATGACACCTCCTCACCTGCCTGCTCCAACCGAGGAGGAGCCCTGGGCTGGAATTTCCTGTTTTCTCAGGGCTCGGGGGCTGCCCCAGCAGGCTGGCTCCCCTGCGGCCGCCGTTCCTGGGTGTTCCAGGCCAGGCTTGCCACGTCTCTCTCGGTGTTGGGCTGGCTCCCGGCCTCTCCAGGTCTGGGCTTGCCGGCTGCGAGGTGGAGGCGTTGAGGGACTCGGTCGGCCGACACCAGGTGCCCAGAGGCCGGAGGTCCGTGCGCCTCGGCCGCGGCCCCGGCCCGGGCCCAGCCCCGCGCCGCTCACCATGGGCCTGGCCCTCGCCCGCGGGCCCTGAGCATGGAGCGCGGCTGGCCGCCAGGGGACAGCCGCAGCCGGGAGCGgcccgccgcctgccgccgcgcCCTCAGCGTCTGCGACTCGCTGGACCTGCACGGCGCCCCGGCCGGCCGCGCCGCCTCCGCCCTGTGCGCCGTGCGCGAGCAGCCGGCGCGGCCGCGGAGCGTGTGCTCGGGCGGCCCGGGGCCACCAGCCGCTGGCGTCCGCGGCCTGCTGCTCGGCCTCCTGCGCCCGCGTCTCAGCCGCCGCGGCCCCCCCGACGGCCTCCCGCCGGCTCCCCGGCCCGCGTCGGCCGCGCCTAGCCCGTCGCCCAGCCCCGCGCCGACCCGGTGCAGCCGCCCCCGGCGGACCCAGGTGCCGCGGCCCACCAGCATGACGTTCCTGGAGGTGAACCGCCTGGAGCTGGCGGCCGAGGCCGAGGGCGCTGGCGCGGGGCTGGGCCGCGCGGGCAGCGCGGGTTTCCTGCGGGGCGTCTCGCTGTGGAGCAGCCAGCGCTGGCAGGTGCTgcgccgcggcggcggcggtgggcgCAGCTCCCCGGGCCCCCGGCACGGCCTGTCGGTGCTGAGGAAGAGCTTCAGCTTCCGTCTGCGCCACGGCCAGGAGATCCGGCGCGCCGAGTCGGGGCTGCTGCCCCGGGCGCGCACCCGCAGCGAGGGTGACGCCAGCTCTCTGGGTGCCTTCTCCAGCCGCCGCGACCTGCTGCTGGGCGCCGAGGCCCCGAGCGCCGCGCCAGAGCCGGGCCGGCCCCACACTGCCGCCGGCCTCTGGAGGCTGCTCACCAGCCGCTTCCGCCGGAGAGagcccgcgcccgcgcccgcgcccgcgcccTCCGAGCCGCTGTGGAGCCGGCGGGCGGCCGCGGCCTCTGGGCTCCTGGGCGCGCCAAGCGGTAAGGGGGAGAGCCCCGGCCTGCGTGGCCTCCCTGGTTGGAGTCCGGGGTTGAGGGCGGGTGTGAAACAAACCGGAAACCTACCTGGGAGAGGCGGGCGTGCCGTGTGGGCCTGGGGGCTAGCCGGGGCTGGCCGAGTGGGATCAGCGCCGGGCAGGCAAGGCTCTGGGGTCGCCGGTGGGTCTGGAGAAGGTGTCTGTGGCAGAGGCGGCCTTCCAGGTGGCTCCAGGCAGGGCCTCCCACCCGTGGCCCTAGCGTGGTGGAATGAGAGCGGGTCGGAAGGGCCCCTTATCACTTTGGGTGCCTGAGGAGTTGGGGCccggaagggagggatggagactCCCTCGGAGCCAGCGGACTCTGGGTGGGACCCTAGAACAGCGGCATTTCTAGCTCCCAGGCGAGGCTCGAGCCCTCACCTCTAGCTGCCTATGCAGATGAGTTGGGGGAATGCTTGTGGACCCGACCGTCATAAGTACTGTTCGAGACAGCCCGGGGATGGGGAGCAAGCCCAGCCAGA
Coding sequences within:
- the AGAP3 gene encoding arf-GAP with GTPase, ANK repeat and PH domain-containing protein 3 isoform X6; amino-acid sequence: MERGWPPGDSRSRERPAACRRALSVCDSLDLHGAPAGRAASALCAVREQPARPRSVCSGGPGPPAAGVRGLLLGLLRPRLSRRGPPDGLPPAPRPASAAPSPSPSPAPTRCSRPRRTQVPRPTSMTFLEVNRLELAAEAEGAGAGLGRAGSAGFLRGVSLWSSQRWQVLRRGGGGGRSSPGPRHGLSVLRKSFSFRLRHGQEIRRAESGLLPRARTRSEGDASSLGAFSSRRDLLLGAEAPSAAPEPGRPHTAAGLWRLLTSRFRRREPAPAPAPAPSEPLWSRRAAAASGLLGAPSDSFVNSQEWTLSRSVPELKVGIVGNLSSGKSALVHRYLTGTYVQEESPEGGRFKKEIVVDGQSYLLLIRDEGGPPELQFAAWVDAVVFVFSLEDEISFQTVYNYFLRLCSFRNASEVPMVLVGTQDAISAANPRVIDDSRARKLSTDLKRCTYYETCATYGLNVERVFQDVAQKVVALRKKQQLAIGPCKSLPNSPSHSAVSAASIPAVHINQATNGGGSAFSDYSSSVPSTPSISQRELRIETIAASSTPTPIRKQSKRRSNIFTICATVSNFSSTKRPFQLLPN